In Streptomyces sannanensis, the DNA window GACCTGTAACGGTGGGAGACCCTTCAGAGGGTCGCTCCAGCGCTTGCCCGTCGGGTCCTGGCGGGCGGTGCACCGCGAGACGCGCCGACTCCGGTGTGCATCACGCATGCATTGGTGTGGGCGAGGCTCGCCACCCCAACCGTATTCTGCGGGGCATGACGAACGATCAGCTCGAGACCATGCCCTCAGACTGGCAGCGCGCCCTCGCTGTGGTGGCCCACCCCGACGACCTCGAGTACGGCTGCGCCGCGGCCGTGGCCGCATGGACCGACGCCGGCAAAGAGGTGGCGTACGTCCTCGCCACCCGCGGGGAGGCGGGCATAGACGGGCTCGCCCCCGCCACGTGCGGGCCGCTGCGCGAGCAGGAGCAGCGGGCGAGCGCCGCCGTCGTCGGGGTGGACACGGTCGAGTTCCTGGACCACAAGGACGGCGTGATCGAGTACGGCATCGCGCTGCGCCGCGACATCGCGGCGGCGATCCGCCGGCACCGCCCGGAACTGGTCATCACCCTCAACCACCGCGACACCTGGGGCAATACGTTCTGGAACACCCCCGACCACCGCGCGGTCGGCCGGGCGACCCTGGACGCGGCGGCGGACGCCGGAAACCGCTGGATCTTCCCCGAGCTCACCGAGCAAGGCCTCGAGCCGTGGAACGGTGTGCGCTGGGTGGCCGTCGCGGGCTCCACCTCGCCCACGCACGCGGTGGACGCGGGACCCGGGTTCGAGCGTTCGGTGCGGTCTCTGCTGGAGCACCAGGCCTATATCAAGGGGTTGACCGACGAGGACCCCGAGGCGTATGTCCGCACCTTCCTGGAGGCCAACGTTCAGCGTTCCGCGGACCGCTTCGGCGGCCGTCCGGCGGTCGCCTTCGAGGTGTTCTCCCGCTGATCCGGTGAGCCCCGTCCGGCCGGCGCCGTCTCTCTGCCGCCGACACGCTGAGGGGCGTGCCGGCGTACTGTTCGGACCTGAGCCGATGAGCACGCAGCGAGCCAAGTCTGCCCAGATCGCCCTGGGTTCGCCCGGCCATCATCGCGATACGCTGTCCGCCCTGGTCGACCTGCCCGCACCCCGACAGCGGAGTTCACAGGGGGCACCCCTCGACGCCCGCGAAGCGGCATCGCGCACCGGCCGCGTCGGCTGATTCAGCAGCTGGGACGCCCCTGAGCGCCGGGCGTGCCGCACAGGCTCTCGCCCCTCACAGGGAGTCAACACCCGAACGGCGGATACGCCATGCGCCCGTATGGCCTCCCTCCTCCGCCACACTGGCGGCCGAAAGCCGCGGATCGTTCGCGGCGGAGGAGGCTGGACATGGCCATTTCGATTTCACTTACGCTGCTGCTTCTCGTTCTTGCGTGGATCTACGTGCGCAACGGCGGCCTCAAAATCTCGCACGCGTTCGTGTGCGCGATGCTCGGCTTCGCTCTCTCCGGTACGAGCATGGGGCCGACCATCCAGCAAGGGGTGGCGACCACCGCCGACGTGGTCGGCAAGCTCACTCCCTGACCGGTTGTCAGTGGGGCATGGCACCATCCCCGCATGACTCCTTCGCGACCCCGCATCACCCCGGCCCAGCGGCGCGCCCTGCTCGGCACCCGCCATCTGCTCGCCCCGGCGGCCCGGGCCGCGCGGCCCGAGGAGGTCGCCGAGGCGCTGACGGGACTGCATGCCAGCGACCCCGCCACCGTCTATCTGGCGGTCGCCGCGCGCATGGCCGAGCCCACGGTCGCGGCGCTGGACCACTCGCTGTACGAAGAGCGGTCGTTGGTGAGGATGCTGTGCATGCGGCGGACCATGTTCGTCGTCCCCATCGGAGTGGCCCCGGTGATCGAGGCCTCCGTGGCCCGTGCCGTCGCGATACGTGAGCGTACGAACCTGCTGAAGCACCTCCGTCACTCGGGCGGCTTCGACGAGGCCTGGCTGAAGGACGCCGAGGAGGCCACGCTGGCCGCTCTGGCGCGGCGGGGGGAGGCCACCGCGGCAGAACTCGCCGATGACGTACCGGTATTGCGCGAGCGCATCACGCTGAGCCCTGGCAAGCCGTACGAGACCACCCAGCGAGTCTCCAGCCGGGTCGTCGGCGTGCTGGGCGCGCAGGGCAGGATCCGGAGGTCCCGCCCGCTCGGCACCTGGGCCTCCAGCCAATTCCGCTGGACCCTCGCCGAACCACACCCCGAACTCCCCGCCGGCCCGGCCAGGGCGGAGCTCGCCCGCCGCTATCTCTCCGCGTTCGGGCCCGCCGCCACCGAGGACCTCAAGTGGTGGACCGGGTGGACGGTGACCGACACCCGCAAGGCGCTGGCCGCGGCCGGGGCGGTGGACGTCCACCTCGACGAGGGCCCCGGCCACGCACTGCCGGAACACCTTGAGGAACTCCCGGCCGGCACCGAGCCCTGGGCCGCGCTGCTGCCGGGACTCGACCCGACCGCCATGGGCTGGCGCCATCGCGACTGGTATCTCGACCCGGGCCACAAGGAAGCCCTGTTCGACCGCACCGGAAACATCGGCCCCACGGTCTGGTGGAACGGTCGGATCATCGGAGCCTGGGCCCAGCGCGAGGACGGTGAGATCGTGTGGAAGCTGCTCCAGGATGCGGGGACCGAGGCCCGTGCGGCGATCGAGTCCGAGGCCGCCCGGCTGTCCCGGTTCCTCGGGGACGTACGGGTCACACCGAGTTTCCGCACCCCGCTCGAACGGCAGCTGGCCGCCTGAGGTGAGGTGCCGGCCGGGCTCCGGGAGTACTCGACGTGAACGGTCCGGGCACCTTCACCCGCGGCCTCTCCGCCGGCCCGGCACCGCGCTTGAGGATCTCCCGCTCGCGGTCGGTCAGCCGGACATGGCCGGCACGCTCTGCTGCGCGTCGTGGCGCGGCTCGCTCAGGACGAAGGTTCGATCAGGCGGGCCGTCAGCCCGAAGACCGGACGCGCTCAGGGGCAGCACTCCGAACCGCTGAGCGGCGCGCACGAGGCGTGCCGTCGCTCGATGCCGTCGAGGGCGGGTATTCGGATGCCCATCACGCGGACGTCCGGGCCAAGATGGTGCGCCGCTGCGACGGCGGCGGCCCCGTCGGGTGCTCACGGTCGTCGGGAGGGACGCGGTCAGAGCCCGTCGATGTTGAGGAAGTCGGGGAGTTCGGCCTCCGCACCTCTCGTGGAACCCGGCAGCGGTTGCTCGGCCCAGATGACCTTGCCGTCGGGTGTGTACCGGGTACCCCACCGCTGCGCGATCTGCGCCACCAGGAACAGTCCCCGGCCTCCCTCGTCCGTCGTCGCCGCGTACCGCAAATGAGGTGCGGTACTGCTGCCGTCCGACACCTCACAGGTCAGGCTGCGGTCGCGGATCAGACGCACCCGGATCGGCGCGGAACCGTGGCGCACGGCATTGGTGACCAGCTCGCTCAGCACCAGCTCCGTGCCGAAGGCGAGAGCGCTCATGCCCCACTCGTCCAACTTCTCCATGGCGGCGGCGCGCATCGCTGCGACCGAGCTCGGATCGAACGGCACGTCCCAGTCGGCAACGCTGTCCCGGCTGAGCACCCGGGTGCGGGCGATCAGCAGTGCCACATCGTCCCGCGGGCGGGCCGGCAGAAGGGCGTCGAGGACGGCCCGGCAGCTTTCGAGCGGCGGGCGGTCGGGATGGGCGAGGGCCCGGCGGAGCAGCTCGATCCCCTCCTCGATGTCACGGCTGCGCTCTTCGACCAGACCGTCCGTGTAGAACACGAGCTGGCTGCCCTCGGACGGCTCCAGTTCGGCGGTCTCGAACGGCATCCCGCCCAGCCCAAGGGGTGGCCCAGCCGGCAGCTCCACGAATTCCACCGTGCCGTCGGGGTGGACCAGCGCGGGTGGCAGGTGTCCCGCCCGGGCCATCACGCACCGCCGGGAGACCGGATCGTAGACCGCGTACAGACAGGTGGCGCCAGCATCGCGCCGCCGGATTCGTCCTGATCACGCCCGACGAGGTCGTCGAGACGGGCGAGGAGTTCGTCGGGCGGCAGGTCGAGCGAGGAGAAGTTGTGCACCGCCGTGCGCAGACGTCCCATCGTGGCGGCCGCGTGCAGTCCATGCCCCACGACATCGCCGACGACCAGGGCGACACGGCAGCCGGAGAGAGGGATCACATCGAACCAGTCGCCGCCGACGCCGGACTTTGCGGGCAGATAGTAGTGGGCCACTTCCACGGCGCTCTGGTCGGGCAGTGCGCGGGGCAGCAGACTGCGCTGCAGGGTGACGGCCAAGGCGTGCTCGCGGGTGAAGCGACGGGCGTTGTCGATACTGACGGCGGCGCGGGCGACCAGCTCCTCGGCCAGCGACAGGTCCTCCTCGTCGAACGGCTCCGGCTTCTCCGAGCGCCAGAAATTGACCAGCCCGAGGACCGCGCCGCGAGCTTGGAGGGGGGCCGTGATGAGCGAGTGGATGCCGTACTCGACGATGCTCCGTGTCAGCAGAGGGTCCTGGGCCAGCCATCCCAGCGCTTTGGACAGATCGGGCACCAGCTGCGCCCGGCCGCTGTCGAAACCGTGTGCCTGCGGGGTGGAGGGCGCGAAGTGGATCGAGGTGTCGAGAGGATACAGCGGGTGCTCGTCGCGGATGCCGCTCACGGCGGTACGGCGCAGGTCCGCGCCGGGACCGCTCGGCTCGTCGCCCCGGAGCACGGGGGTCGCCAGGTCGACGGTGACGAAATCCGCGAAGCGTGGCACCGCCACTTCTGCCAGTTCCCTGGACGTCTGCACCACGTCCAGGGTGGTGCCGATACTCACGCCCGCGTCGTACAACAGCTTGAGGCGCTTGCGTGCCGCTTCCGCGCGACTGGTCAGCACGTTCAGTTCCGTGGAGTCACGGAGGGTGGTCACGGTGCCGTCAGGGCCGCCATGGGGGGTGGTGGGGCGCTGGTTCACCACCAGCAGCCGGTCACCGGCCGGATGGACCTCGTCCGTGGCCACTCGGCCGGACAGCAGCAGTTCGGCGAGGCCGCGGTCGATTTCGGGCAACTGGTCGATCTGCCGCCCCTCGGCGTCGCTGGGCAGTTGCAGCAGATGCCGGGCTTCGTCGTTCGCCAGCAGCAGCCGCTGGTCCTCGCCGCCGATGATCAGCACGCCCTCGCGGACAGCGTGCAGCACCGCATCGTGGTGCTCGTACATCCTGGTCATCTCGGCCGGGCCGAGGCCGTGGGTCTGCCTCCGCAGCCGCCGGGTGACCAGCGCCGTGCCCGCGGTGGCCACACCGAGCGCGGCAGCGCTGACCCCCAGGATGACGGGCAGTTGTCGTTCGACCACTCCGGTGACGTTCCGTACCTTGAGACCGGCCGACACGAGGCCGACCACCCGCCCGTCGGAGGCCTTGACGGGGACGATGGCCTGTACCTCCTTGCCGAGCGGCCCCTGGACGCTCTCGGTGTGGACACGACCGGCGAGCGAAGGCCCGATGGTGCCCACGAACCGTTTGCCGATCAGTTCCGGCTTGGGGTGCGAATAGCGGATCCCCTTCGTGTTCATCACCACGATGAAGTCGACGTCGGCGTCTTTCCGGGTCTCCTCGGCGAGCGGCTGAAGGATCTTCGAAGGGTTCGGGGACTTCAGCGCCTGCTGGAGTCCGAGTGAGTGTGCGAAAGTCTGCGCGACGGCGATCGACCGGGTCCGGGCCTCACGGTCGATGTCGTGCCGGGACTGCAACACCAGCGCCAGCACCGCACCAGCGGCGAGCAGCACCACGATCGCCACCTGCAGAACGAAGACCTGCTCGGCGACGCTGCGTGGGCGCCTTTTGGTCAATGACCACTCCGACGTACCCGGCACGGATGGGGACGATTGATCACATTCACATTTGTAACACCGAAGGACTCCGGGGGCGTCGCGTCATGGTCACCGAGCCGATACGTCACCTGTCCGGATCCCTGTGCGTCTCGGAGTCGGCCCATCGAGGCGGCAGCCGATAGTCCGTGGCCTTGCGTGTTCAACGGCATGGTGGCGGTGCGCGACCGAGACCGACCACGAGGACGGGGCGTGCCCGGGGCCGGTCCGGCCCCGGGCGGCGACCGTCACATGAACTCGGGCACCTCGCCCGCCGTCGTCTTCGGGTCGATCACGGCGAATGCCGCACCCTGCGGGTCGACCACCGCCGCGAACCGGCCGAACGGGCTGTCCATCGGGCCGAACACCAGCTTTCCGCCGAGTTTGGTGGACTTCTCCACGGCGATGTCGCAGTTGTCGACCGTGAAGTAGACCTGGATGTACGGCGGGATCTCGGGCGGGAATTCGCCGGTCATCGGCATCCGGCCCATGACCGACTCCCCGCCGATGTGGAAGGTCTTGTAGTCCATCTGCTCGTCCGCCATCTTCTTCGCGGTGTACGGGAAGACGGCGGGGAAGAATGCGTCCGTCTTCGCGACATCGCGGGTGAAGACCTCGGCCCAGGCGAACGAGCCGGTCTCGCCCTGCTTCTCGAAGCCCTTGTGGGTGCCTGCCTGCCACACGCCGAAGAGGACACCGCTGGGGTCGCGGCCGATCACCATGGTGCCGAAGTCGCCGATCTGCATCGGCCCCATCACCACCTCGCCGCCGTTGTCGCGGATCTTCCCGGCGGCGGCGGCCGCGTCCGGCGACGCGAGGTAGAGCATCCAGGCCGACGGGGCTTCCTGGCCCTCCGGGCCGGGCATCGGCGGCACGACCGCGGCGACGGCCTTGCCGCCCGAGTAGGCCTGCGTGTAGTTGCCGAACTCCGATGCGGCCTCGCCGAAGGTCCAGCCGAGCACTTCACCGTAGAAGTGCTTCGCGCCCTCCACGTCCTTGAACATCGCATCGACCCAGCACGGGGTGCCCTCTGGTAGTGCTGCCATGGCCTTGCTCTCCTCTGAGGGGGAAATGTACGGCTTGCCACGCTAGTCACGGAACCGCCCCTCCGCGCGACAAAGGAATCGAACATATGGTCAATTCTTTTTGGGGCTTTTCGTCTTCAGCCCCAGGAGAACACGCCGATCCCATTGGGCACAGCACGCTCGGCTCCGCCGGAGGGATGGTTGACGACACCGAGCGCGGTAACGCCCGGGAGACGGGCCACCAGAGTGGACGACCCTCCGCCGTCCAGACTGAACGCATCGCGTGACCCGAGGCTCCGCATCACCTGCGCCAGCTCGGCGAGCGTCAGACCGGTGCGGTACGCCGGACCGCCGTCCAACGCGAGCAGCAGCCGTCGGCCGCCGTTCGCGATGCCCACCCCGATCACGTCCCGCGTGATCGTCCTCGGCGGGAGCGCCGGCCCGAAGCGCCGGCCGTCCGGGACGGCCGCCTTCAGGACACGCCCGCCCGCGATCGCCGGGCCCACCGGGGCACCGGTCGCCTTGATGCCCGGGTGCTGGGTCTCCGTGATGTTGAAGAAGTCGCCGTCGACGGCGCCCACGGCGCCCCTCGCACGGGCCATCGCGGACACCCGGGCCCTGGCCCCGACCGCGCCCGGGTACAGCAGATCCACCGACACCTTCGGGTTGCGCAGATCGACCGAGAGCAGATGCCCGTGTGCCCGTCCCAGGGACGCCGCGATGTCGAATTCCCGGTACTCCACGCCCGGCGCGGTGCGCAGCGGTACGCTGAGACGGAGCCCGGTCTCCGCGCCGTCGGCCGGCGCGCTCCCGCGAGCCCCGCACCGGCCAGCGCGCACATGGCCGTCAGTACCGTCAGTGCCGCACGTACCCGATTGCCGCCACGCTTCACGGTCCCCCTAGCGTCTCCCCAACTCTCCCAGCGCGGCAGGGAACTTCACCAGAGCGCGCGGCGGCCGGACGGTCACTGCTCGCCGAGCAGCCGGGAACGGATCAGGAAACGCACCCCCTCGGGGGCCTCCAGGGAGAAACCGCTGCCGCGGCCTTCCACCACATCGACGGTCAGCCGCGTGTGGCACCACACCTCGTACTGGCTCGCCGAGATCCAGAAGGGCACCGGCTCCTCGACACCCTCGACGGTCAGGGACTCTAACAAGACGTCAGATCCGCCGGTGCGGAACTCGCCGTCCGGATAGCACATCGGGGCGCTGCCGTCGCAGCAGCCGCCCGACTGGTGGAACATCAGCGGCCCGTGAGCCTCCCGCAGCCGCCGCACCAGACCGGCGGCCGCAGGGGTCAGCTCCACGCGCGGTACACGCTGCGTCACTATGCCTCCCGGAAGCCGAGTTTCTCGGAGGAGCGGCTGACCGGCAGTCTCTTCGTCTCGTGTTCGTACACGTGTCGCCCCTCTCCAGGCCGGCGAAACAAATGTGGTCCCCCGGGCCGCCCGCGATCCGGCCCGGACCAGTGACTCAGCCAACTCCCTGTGAGGTTGCGAGGGGGTTGCGAGCGCACAGAGCTCAGCCGCCGCGCGACTGAAACCAGGTGTCGTGACGGACGGACTTCATGCACACTGCGCGGATGAATACGGGCACCGGCCGGCCACCGCAGGAGAGGGCCTTGCGCCATGTCGCAGCTCTGTCCCAGGGAGGGCAGCTCGGCTCTGGGTTGCGGCTGACGATGAACTTCCATCCCGACCGCATGGCGGGCGACCGGCCGATCCTGGTCAGGATGGCCGAAGACGGTGTCTACCGGTCGCAGTTCGTGACGGGCACCAGCAACGGCGGTCTGACAGTTCACCCGGACGGGGATCGGTGGCACTGGGAGAGCCGTATTTTCGGCGGCGCCTACGACCATGCCGCCGCCGACGAGCGCCCCGTCTATGGAGCGCTGAACTTCCGGCGCGATCCCGCCGGAGGGGCCCCGCGATTCGGCTCCTCGTACTTCAGGCTCAACGCCGAAACCCTCGCGCGCGCCACCTTCTGCTGACCAGCACGCACAGCTGCTGAAGGTCACGGCAGTGGTCCCCGCGACTCAGGCTGCTGCCCGGGCGAGCCGACGGGCGCTCACGGCGTGTCCTCCACCGTGACCCCGTGCTGGAACGCGACATGGTTCTTGATCCGGCGCGCGAGGGGACTCGGGTGCGGGTAGTACCAGGCTGCGTCCGGATTGGTTCGACCGCTCACGGTGATGGTGCAGTACCGGGCGATCCCCTTCCAGAAGCAGAGCGACTTCGTGGAACTCGCCGTGAAGTACCGGCGGTTCAGCGTCTCGGGCGGGAAATAGTGGTTGCCCTCGACGATCACTGTGCGGGGGGCCTCCGCGATCACGGTTCCGTTCCAGACAGCCCGCGGCATGGCTTTGCTCCTCATAGTGAGCGTGGGCCGTGTCGCCCGTTCTCGGACCCGGCGAAGATACGGCAGATGTCGGCATCGGTGCAGTCGGCCGGGTCGGTCGCGGAGGCCCGCTCCGCGAGCGCGTTCAGGGCGGCGCGGGTGGCGCGCAGCTCGGCCAGTCGCCGGTCGATGTCGGCGAGATGCCGGTCGACGAGCGTCGTGACGTGTTCGCAGGGGGATGTCCCGGCATCACGAAGGGCGAGGACGGAGCGGATCTCGGCGAGGGTGAGCCCGGACCCCTGCGCTTCGCGGATGAACGCCAGCCGTCTTGTGGTCCGCTCCGGATAGTCGCGGTAGCCGCCCGGGGTGCGGGGCGGGACGGGCAGAAGACCGGCCTGCTCGTAGTAGCGGATGGTCCTGGTGGTCAGCCCGCTGGACGCGGCGAGGTCGCCGATGCGCATGTCCTCAGGGTAGCCCTTGACCTTCCAGTGCACTGGAAGGTCTACCGTCCTGGAACAGGCGGAGAAACAAGGAGGACCCCACGATGCGGATCACGGTGTTGACCGTTCCGGACTGCCCGAACGCCACGCTCGTGCACGAGAGGATCATGGCCGCGCTGGCGGGCCGTGACGTGCCGGTGGACCTCGTCGAGGTGTCCGACGAGGCCGGCGCCGCCCGGTGGGGGATGACCGGCTCGCCCACGGTCCTGCTGGACGGCGCCGATCCGTTCGCCGTCGCAGGCGCGGAGCCGAGCCTGTCCTGTCGCCTCTACCGGGACACCGACGGTGCCCTCGACGGGGCACCGGGCGTTGTGGCCCTGCGCCGGGCGCTCGCGGACGTCCCCGATTTCCTGGACCGGGCCGGCCGGGGCCGCCGGGCGCCCGCCGAACGCGGGCTGCGAGCGGTGCAGCAGGCGGTATTGCGGCACTTCGCCGAGACGGGGGCGGCGCCCGCCCTCGGCGTAGTGGACCCGGTCGCTGCCCCATACGGGCGCACGGCCCGTGAGGCACTGGCCGAGCTGGCCCGGGAGGATTTTCTGACCGTCGACGACCGCGGGCGGATCAGGGCGGCGTACCCCTTCTCCGCCGCTCCGACCGCGCACCGCGTACGAATCGACGGAGGCACGGAGGCATGGGCCATGTGCGCGATCGACGCGCTCGGCATTCCCGCGATGATCGGCCGCGATGTGGTCATCTCCTCCGCGGACCCGGTGACCGGCGAGCCGGTCATCGTCAGCACGACAGGCCGGAAGACGGTCTGGGAGCCGGCGGGCGTGGTGGTGTTCCTCGGATGCCGCACCTGCTCCGGGCCTGCGGCCTCGGTCTGCTGCGATGCGCTGAACTTCTTCGCCGACGCCGCCTCCGCCCAGGCATGGGCGGAGGCGCACCCTGATGTGGCGGGACGGAGCATCGACCAGGCCCGGGCGGAGGAGATCGGCCGGCGGATCTTCGGCCGGCTGCTGGCCGACGACTGAACCGCATCGCCACCAGCGGCGACGGTCAGCGCTGTCCCGCTCACTCATGGTCGCCGCGCGCCGGGAGCGGGCTCCGTTCCCCCTGCGGCCTGCCTCGTCTCAGCCCGCAGGGGGAGGCAACGGCCGTCCCTCAATGGCGGCCTCCATGTGCTTGTCGGTGAGGGCGCCCTCCCCGTACTTCTCCGTGAACGCCAGCACCCGCCCGAGCGGCGACGCGGGATCCGGCGGCTCCTTACTTATCACCGCGCCGAGCATGATCGCCGCGAACGCCGCCCCGACTTCCTGATGATCCGTCATATCCACCGGTTCCACCCTTGCTTCACCACTCCCGCCACTCGTCTGTGATCTCGTCGGGCTCCATGCCGTTCCGCGCGGCCAGCGCGGGGACATCGACGCCGTGCGTGACCAGCGATCCGTAGATGTACTCGAACAGATCCTCCCGGTCGACGGTGTCGAACCCGGAGCCGCCGAGTTCCGCATCCTCGTCCACGCCGTTGAGGGCCACGACCACGTGCTCGACGGCCCTGAGGACTTCGGCGTCCGAGGGCCTGTTCGGCAGCCCGGCCAACTCGGTCTCGTACCTCGCCAGCACATCGTCCACAGCCCGTATCAGCGGCTCCGGATAGAGCAGCGTCATCTCCGCGCACTCCGGATCCAGCGTTCCCGCCGCCAACTCACGGGCTTCCTCCGCGATCGCCTTGCGCCACTTCTGGGAGGGCCTTGTCGTCTTCATGCGAGGAACATACGCCCGGTCACTGACAACGCCGGCCCAGCGCGGGTGAGGGACGGGGGCCTGGGTGTGCCTTGCCGGCCGCGGGCATCCGGCAATCGTGGGAAGGCCGGCCGGCAGCTTGCGGATCATCCCGGAGCGACGCCGGTACGGCGCTGGATCCGGGCGTCGTTCGACGAGGCGAGGCACCAGTCGAGGATCGAGGGCCAGGAGCCGTAGCCCGCGTCCATGTCCAGGTGAGCCTCGCCGGCGAGGACGTCCGCAGGCAGGCCGTGAGGTTCGCCGTACGCGGCAGCGGCGCCTTCCGGGCAGTAGGGGTCGTTGTCGCTGCCGACGATCCGGGTGTACACGGAAGCGGCGGAGAATTGCGAGGCCGTCACCGGCGGCGGGGTGAACCCTGCGATCTCCGCGTGCTGTTCGAGTATGCCCGGAGACGGCGGAGCGACGAGGAGCACCCGGTCGACGGGGACCGGCACGGTGTTGCGGGCCACGGCGTGCAGCCACAGCAGACAGGCCAGGCTGTGGCAGACGACGGTGAGTCCCTGCCCGCGCAACATGCCGGGCCGAGCTCTCAGTTCGGCCAGCCACCGTTCCAGCTCGGGCTGGTCCGGGTCGGGCAGTTGGGGATAGTCGACCTCGTGCCCCAGGGCCGTGAGCCGGTCGGCCAGCCAGTGCTGCCAGTGCCCGGCGGGTCGGTGGTTCTGCCATCCGTGGAGAATCAGGAAGCCGCGCTCGATCGGGATTTCGGTCATGTTCTCTCGCAGTCAGAGGGAAGGTCCGGCCTCAGGCCGGGAGGCTCAAGGCGATTGTCGGCATGGCCGATCATGCAGGTCCAGTCAGTCTCTCGGATGGAACAGATGAGGACGGCCGGGACTGACTGGAACGGGCGACCCACCGATCTCACAGTGGGTGAACAACACAGGTGTCTACGGTGACCGGCGCAGGGCCGGCACTGTCGTGCTGCACGAG includes these proteins:
- a CDS encoding heavy metal-responsive transcriptional regulator, coding for MRIGDLAASSGLTTRTIRYYEQAGLLPVPPRTPGGYRDYPERTTRRLAFIREAQGSGLTLAEIRSVLALRDAGTSPCEHVTTLVDRHLADIDRRLAELRATRAALNALAERASATDPADCTDADICRIFAGSENGRHGPRSL
- a CDS encoding winged helix DNA-binding domain-containing protein yields the protein MTPSRPRITPAQRRALLGTRHLLAPAARAARPEEVAEALTGLHASDPATVYLAVAARMAEPTVAALDHSLYEERSLVRMLCMRRTMFVVPIGVAPVIEASVARAVAIRERTNLLKHLRHSGGFDEAWLKDAEEATLAALARRGEATAAELADDVPVLRERITLSPGKPYETTQRVSSRVVGVLGAQGRIRRSRPLGTWASSQFRWTLAEPHPELPAGPARAELARRYLSAFGPAATEDLKWWTGWTVTDTRKALAAAGAVDVHLDEGPGHALPEHLEELPAGTEPWAALLPGLDPTAMGWRHRDWYLDPGHKEALFDRTGNIGPTVWWNGRIIGAWAQREDGEIVWKLLQDAGTEARAAIESEAARLSRFLGDVRVTPSFRTPLERQLAA
- a CDS encoding VOC family protein — encoded protein: MAALPEGTPCWVDAMFKDVEGAKHFYGEVLGWTFGEAASEFGNYTQAYSGGKAVAAVVPPMPGPEGQEAPSAWMLYLASPDAAAAAGKIRDNGGEVVMGPMQIGDFGTMVIGRDPSGVLFGVWQAGTHKGFEKQGETGSFAWAEVFTRDVAKTDAFFPAVFPYTAKKMADEQMDYKTFHIGGESVMGRMPMTGEFPPEIPPYIQVYFTVDNCDIAVEKSTKLGGKLVFGPMDSPFGRFAAVVDPQGAAFAVIDPKTTAGEVPEFM
- a CDS encoding DUF779 domain-containing protein, which codes for MTQRVPRVELTPAAAGLVRRLREAHGPLMFHQSGGCCDGSAPMCYPDGEFRTGGSDVLLESLTVEGVEEPVPFWISASQYEVWCHTRLTVDVVEGRGSGFSLEAPEGVRFLIRSRLLGEQ
- a CDS encoding DUF427 domain-containing protein; amino-acid sequence: MPRAVWNGTVIAEAPRTVIVEGNHYFPPETLNRRYFTASSTKSLCFWKGIARYCTITVSGRTNPDAAWYYPHPSPLARRIKNHVAFQHGVTVEDTP
- a CDS encoding PIG-L deacetylase family protein: MTNDQLETMPSDWQRALAVVAHPDDLEYGCAAAVAAWTDAGKEVAYVLATRGEAGIDGLAPATCGPLREQEQRASAAVVGVDTVEFLDHKDGVIEYGIALRRDIAAAIRRHRPELVITLNHRDTWGNTFWNTPDHRAVGRATLDAAADAGNRWIFPELTEQGLEPWNGVRWVAVAGSTSPTHAVDAGPGFERSVRSLLEHQAYIKGLTDEDPEAYVRTFLEANVQRSADRFGGRPAVAFEVFSR
- a CDS encoding RBBP9/YdeN family alpha/beta hydrolase; translation: MTEIPIERGFLILHGWQNHRPAGHWQHWLADRLTALGHEVDYPQLPDPDQPELERWLAELRARPGMLRGQGLTVVCHSLACLLWLHAVARNTVPVPVDRVLLVAPPSPGILEQHAEIAGFTPPPVTASQFSAASVYTRIVGSDNDPYCPEGAAAAYGEPHGLPADVLAGEAHLDMDAGYGSWPSILDWCLASSNDARIQRRTGVAPG
- the merB gene encoding organomercurial lyase, producing the protein MRITVLTVPDCPNATLVHERIMAALAGRDVPVDLVEVSDEAGAARWGMTGSPTVLLDGADPFAVAGAEPSLSCRLYRDTDGALDGAPGVVALRRALADVPDFLDRAGRGRRAPAERGLRAVQQAVLRHFAETGAAPALGVVDPVAAPYGRTAREALAELAREDFLTVDDRGRIRAAYPFSAAPTAHRVRIDGGTEAWAMCAIDALGIPAMIGRDVVISSADPVTGEPVIVSTTGRKTVWEPAGVVVFLGCRTCSGPAASVCCDALNFFADAASAQAWAEAHPDVAGRSIDQARAEEIGRRIFGRLLADD
- a CDS encoding phosphodiester glycosidase family protein; protein product: MRAGRCGARGSAPADGAETGLRLSVPLRTAPGVEYREFDIAASLGRAHGHLLSVDLRNPKVSVDLLYPGAVGARARVSAMARARGAVGAVDGDFFNITETQHPGIKATGAPVGPAIAGGRVLKAAVPDGRRFGPALPPRTITRDVIGVGIANGGRRLLLALDGGPAYRTGLTLAELAQVMRSLGSRDAFSLDGGGSSTLVARLPGVTALGVVNHPSGGAERAVPNGIGVFSWG